A genome region from Geobacter pickeringii includes the following:
- a CDS encoding EAL domain-containing protein: MNNLDITYPSAPIPFRPPLPRVEDSLADCGYLFARFRERLLASRQVGIIGVYLSPSLEIAESGSRLITLFLRMVNGRLTGTIEGGYQAGEGEFFFLLAPEGEYGDEEFRRDLELARRSLKRHLHVLGGQEHALFSPEENDGIHVDGVLLVNQPGETTDNALFRAFQELFGAQSPASRRATEERDEIRRIIAAAGVTPVYQPIFCLATGELHGHEALSRISGSSLFANPDELFEKAQEHQLVSPLDILCRRKALVKAAALGIGGRIFLNACPTLLADPRHRTGGTAELLDDLGIDRTRVTFELTEKALISDYGLFRKLVDHYRDQGYSIAIDDLGAGYAGLGMLTEIVPDYVKLARFLVAGIDSSPMKQALLDSLVIFCDRIGARIVAEGIERTEELDHLIKAGVAFGQGYLLAKPSATPYSATHHPFLHLRSDQP, from the coding sequence GTGAACAATCTCGACATCACATATCCGTCCGCACCGATCCCCTTCCGCCCCCCCCTTCCCCGGGTCGAAGACTCCCTCGCCGACTGCGGGTATCTCTTCGCCCGGTTCCGGGAGCGGCTCCTGGCCTCGCGGCAGGTGGGGATCATCGGCGTCTATCTCTCGCCATCCCTGGAGATCGCCGAGAGCGGCTCGCGGCTGATCACGCTCTTCCTGCGCATGGTCAACGGCAGGCTCACCGGGACCATCGAGGGGGGGTACCAGGCGGGCGAGGGAGAATTCTTTTTCCTGCTGGCTCCGGAAGGGGAGTACGGAGATGAGGAGTTCCGGCGCGACCTGGAGCTGGCACGGAGGAGCCTGAAGCGCCATCTCCACGTCCTGGGGGGGCAGGAGCATGCCCTGTTCTCCCCGGAAGAGAACGACGGAATCCACGTCGACGGCGTGCTTCTGGTGAACCAGCCGGGCGAGACCACCGACAACGCCCTGTTCAGGGCCTTTCAGGAGCTCTTCGGCGCCCAGTCGCCCGCCTCGCGCCGGGCCACCGAGGAGCGGGACGAGATCCGGAGGATCATCGCCGCCGCCGGGGTCACCCCCGTCTACCAACCGATCTTCTGCCTCGCGACCGGGGAGCTGCACGGCCACGAAGCCCTCAGCCGCATCTCCGGCTCCTCCCTGTTCGCCAACCCCGATGAGCTCTTCGAGAAGGCCCAGGAGCACCAGCTGGTTTCCCCCCTCGACATCCTCTGCCGGCGGAAGGCGCTGGTAAAGGCAGCGGCACTGGGAATCGGCGGACGGATCTTCCTCAACGCCTGCCCCACCCTGCTGGCGGACCCCCGGCACCGCACGGGGGGAACCGCCGAACTCCTCGACGATCTCGGCATCGACCGGACCCGCGTCACCTTCGAACTCACCGAAAAGGCCCTGATATCCGATTACGGGCTCTTCCGCAAACTCGTCGACCACTACCGGGACCAGGGGTACTCCATCGCCATCGACGACCTGGGCGCCGGGTACGCCGGACTCGGGATGCTGACCGAGATCGTGCCCGACTACGTGAAACTCGCCCGCTTCCTGGTGGCGGGGATCGACAGCTCTCCCATGAAGCAGGCCCTCCTCGACTCGCTGGTGATCTTCTGCGACCGGATCGGCGCCCGGATCGTCGCCGAGGGGATCGAGCGGACCGAAGAGCTCGACCACCTGATCAAGGCGGGAGTCGCCTTCGGCCAGGGGTACCTCCTGGCGAAGCCGTCCGCCACTCCCTACTCCGCCACGCATCACCCCTTCCTGCACCTGCGCAGCGACCAGCCGTAA
- the gltX gene encoding glutamate--tRNA ligase, whose translation MSTVRLRFAPSPTGYLHVGGARTALFNWLLARKQGGTFVLRIEDTDVARSTQESVDAILQGMEWLGLDWDEGPFYQSERFPVYKEFVEKLLAEGKAYKCYCTPEELEERRELAMREGRKPKYDGTCRNRTGELPDRPYTVRFKAPYEGVTAFDDLIKGRIAFNNEELDDLIIQRSDGTPTYNFVVVIDDATMGITTVIRGDDHVNNTPRQILLYEALGYPVPRFAHVPMILGADKTRLSKRHGATSVMAYRDMGFLPEAMVNYLVRLGWSHGDEEIFSRDDLIEKFSIEAVGKSAGVFNPDKLLWLNHHYIKESAPERLAELLVPFLKERGVDPAAGPRLPLVVKTLQERSRTMVEMADGAIFYYKGDFAYEEQAAAKHFVPDAAPLLAALAGKLEALADFSQTGIEALFKEFIAYKGIKLGQVGPAVRVALCGGTASPGIYEVVEALGREETVARLRRAVAFIAG comes from the coding sequence ATGTCCACCGTACGTCTCCGTTTTGCACCGAGCCCCACCGGCTATCTCCACGTAGGTGGCGCCCGGACTGCGCTGTTCAACTGGCTGCTCGCCCGAAAGCAGGGGGGGACGTTCGTCCTCCGTATCGAGGATACCGACGTGGCCCGTTCCACCCAGGAATCGGTCGACGCTATCCTTCAGGGGATGGAGTGGCTCGGTCTCGACTGGGACGAGGGGCCCTTCTACCAGTCGGAGCGCTTCCCGGTCTACAAGGAATTTGTCGAGAAGCTGCTGGCCGAGGGGAAGGCCTACAAGTGCTACTGCACGCCGGAGGAGCTTGAGGAGCGGCGCGAGCTGGCGATGCGGGAGGGACGGAAGCCGAAGTACGACGGCACCTGCCGCAATCGGACCGGCGAACTGCCGGACCGCCCCTACACCGTTCGCTTCAAGGCCCCTTACGAGGGGGTGACGGCATTCGACGACCTCATCAAGGGACGGATCGCCTTCAACAACGAGGAGCTCGACGACCTGATCATCCAGCGTAGCGACGGTACCCCCACCTACAACTTCGTCGTGGTGATCGACGACGCCACCATGGGGATCACCACGGTGATCCGGGGCGACGACCACGTGAACAACACCCCGCGCCAGATCCTCCTCTACGAGGCCCTCGGCTATCCGGTTCCCCGCTTCGCCCATGTGCCGATGATCCTCGGCGCCGACAAGACCCGCCTCTCGAAGCGCCACGGCGCCACCAGCGTCATGGCCTATCGCGACATGGGCTTCCTCCCCGAGGCGATGGTGAACTACCTCGTGCGGCTCGGCTGGAGCCACGGCGACGAGGAGATCTTCAGCCGCGACGACCTCATCGAGAAGTTTTCCATCGAGGCGGTAGGGAAATCGGCCGGGGTCTTCAACCCCGACAAACTTCTCTGGCTCAACCACCATTACATCAAGGAGAGCGCCCCCGAGCGGCTGGCGGAGCTCCTCGTGCCGTTCCTGAAGGAGCGGGGTGTCGACCCGGCGGCCGGACCGAGGCTTCCCCTCGTGGTGAAGACCCTGCAGGAGCGGTCGCGGACCATGGTGGAGATGGCCGATGGGGCTATCTTCTACTACAAGGGTGATTTTGCCTACGAGGAGCAGGCGGCCGCCAAGCATTTCGTTCCCGATGCGGCACCGCTTCTTGCGGCGCTCGCGGGGAAGCTCGAAGCGCTCGCCGACTTCTCCCAGACGGGGATCGAGGCCCTCTTCAAGGAGTTCATCGCCTACAAGGGAATCAAGCTGGGGCAGGTGGGGCCGGCGGTCCGCGTCGCCCTCTGCGGCGGGACGGCGTCCCCCGGCATTTACGAGGTGGTGGAGGCCCTGGGGCGGGAGGAGACCGTCGCCAGGCTCCGGCGGGCCGTGGCGTTCATCGCCGGATAG
- a CDS encoding methyltransferase, with protein sequence MEKNGWTPADLLQLSGGYWSTCALHAGVKLDLFTPLTEGALTTPALAGRLGCDARGLAMLLNALTAMGLLTKEGERHAATPFATRFLARTSPEYLGHIILHHHHLMASWLRLADGVRSGRPVRDQVSHTDDAAVRESFEMGMFNLAMLVAPRIVPHIDLAGRRRLLDLGGSPGTYAIHFCQQNPGLAAVVYDLPSTRPFAEKTIDRFGLADRIEFRDGDFIVGEIEGRYDVAWLSHILHAEGAEGCAVILRKAAAALDPGGMVLVQEFILDDSKDGPLFPALFSLNMLVGTTAGQAYSQGELTAMLAAAGFEEIRRLPLELPNGAGVIVATVPRGR encoded by the coding sequence ATGGAAAAAAACGGATGGACTCCGGCCGATCTGCTGCAGCTTTCGGGTGGCTACTGGAGCACCTGCGCCCTGCACGCCGGCGTAAAGCTCGACCTCTTCACCCCCCTGACGGAAGGAGCGCTCACCACCCCCGCACTGGCCGGACGCCTGGGGTGCGATGCACGCGGCCTCGCCATGCTGCTGAACGCGCTGACGGCCATGGGGCTGCTGACCAAGGAGGGGGAACGCCATGCCGCCACCCCCTTTGCCACCCGGTTCCTTGCCCGGACCTCCCCGGAGTATCTCGGCCATATCATCCTCCACCACCATCATCTGATGGCGAGTTGGCTCCGTCTGGCCGACGGGGTGCGGAGCGGCCGGCCGGTCCGGGACCAGGTCTCCCATACCGATGATGCGGCGGTGCGGGAGAGCTTCGAGATGGGGATGTTCAACCTCGCCATGCTGGTGGCGCCCCGCATCGTCCCCCACATCGACCTCGCGGGGCGGCGCCGACTCCTCGACCTGGGTGGCAGCCCCGGCACCTACGCCATCCACTTCTGCCAACAGAACCCCGGCCTCGCCGCCGTCGTGTACGACCTCCCCTCCACCCGCCCCTTTGCCGAGAAAACCATCGACCGCTTCGGGCTTGCCGACCGTATCGAATTCCGGGATGGCGACTTCATCGTGGGCGAGATCGAGGGGCGCTATGACGTGGCCTGGCTCTCCCACATCCTCCACGCCGAAGGGGCGGAAGGGTGCGCCGTGATCCTCCGCAAGGCGGCGGCCGCCCTCGATCCCGGCGGCATGGTGCTGGTGCAGGAGTTTATCCTCGACGATTCGAAGGACGGCCCCCTCTTCCCGGCGCTCTTCTCTCTGAACATGCTCGTCGGCACCACCGCCGGACAGGCCTATTCCCAGGGCGAATTGACGGCCATGCTGGCGGCGGCCGGGTTCGAGGAGATCCGCCGCCTTCCGCTGGAGCTTCCCAACGGCGCCGGCGTCATCGTCGCCACGGTTCCACGCGGCAGGTAA
- a CDS encoding YceI family protein encodes MKRLIASVAAIIALALPAVAPAASWNIDPDHSNVGFKVRHLMVSNVRGNFEKHSGTVEIDEKDITKSKVEVTIDTSSINTNVQKRDEHLRSADFFDVAKYPTMTFVSKKVARAGKDRLKVTGDLTLHGVTRQVVLDVEGPSKESKDPWGNIRRGATANTRINRKDFGLVWNKALESGGVVVGDEVTITLEIEMVKAQAK; translated from the coding sequence ATGAAACGCCTTATTGCATCCGTAGCCGCCATCATCGCACTGGCCCTGCCGGCGGTCGCCCCGGCAGCCAGCTGGAACATCGACCCCGACCATTCCAACGTTGGTTTCAAGGTGCGCCACCTGATGGTATCCAACGTCAGGGGGAACTTCGAGAAGCATTCCGGGACCGTCGAGATCGACGAAAAGGACATCACCAAGTCGAAGGTGGAGGTCACCATCGACACCAGTTCCATCAACACGAATGTGCAGAAGCGCGACGAGCATCTGCGCAGTGCCGATTTCTTCGATGTGGCCAAGTATCCGACCATGACGTTCGTGTCGAAAAAGGTGGCCCGGGCCGGCAAAGACAGGCTCAAAGTGACCGGCGATCTGACGCTGCACGGCGTGACCCGCCAGGTGGTGCTCGATGTGGAAGGGCCGTCGAAGGAGAGCAAGGACCCCTGGGGCAACATCCGTCGCGGCGCCACGGCCAACACCAGGATCAACCGCAAGGATTTCGGCCTCGTCTGGAACAAGGCGCTTGAGTCCGGCGGCGTTGTCGTGGGCGACGAAGTGACCATCACCCTCGAGATCGAGATGGTCAAGGCCCAGGCCAAGTAA
- a CDS encoding SAM-dependent methyltransferase, with translation MHEHVVGGREKLRSVALEFLEAALAQVRPAEFAIRLWDGTVWSPVPHAPPRFTLVLHHPGALRRMFLSPSQFSLGDSYIHGDFDIEGDLDAAFSFGDALLDRSRRWRERLALGRRLLRMPAPERSGGLGTPLRGAVHSRERDRQAIGFHYDISNDFYRLWLDRRMVYSCAYFSSADDELDPAQERKLDYICRKLRLERGERLLDIGCGWGAMVMHAARHYGVDALGITLSAAQAELAAGEIGRAGLGERCRVAVRDYRDLENEGAFDKLVSIGMVEHVGRKRLPEYFALAWQLLRPGGIFLNHGISESLTNPPPRGRSFIDRYVFPDGELVPVSEMVRVAEAAGFEVRDMESLREHYALTLQRWVSRLDAAWDAARQATDEVTCRVWRLYMAGSAHGFATGRLNLYQLLLVKPQGGASGFPLTRDYLYS, from the coding sequence ATGCACGAGCACGTCGTCGGGGGGAGGGAGAAGCTGCGGAGCGTCGCCCTGGAATTTCTGGAGGCAGCCCTGGCGCAGGTACGGCCGGCGGAGTTCGCGATCCGCCTCTGGGACGGCACCGTCTGGAGTCCGGTCCCCCATGCTCCCCCCCGCTTCACCCTCGTCCTGCATCATCCGGGCGCCCTGCGCCGCATGTTCCTCTCTCCGAGCCAGTTCTCCCTTGGCGATTCCTATATCCACGGTGATTTCGACATCGAAGGGGATCTCGATGCCGCGTTCTCTTTTGGCGATGCGCTCCTCGACCGGTCGCGGCGATGGCGGGAGCGGCTCGCCCTGGGGCGCCGGCTGCTGCGGATGCCGGCGCCCGAACGCAGCGGCGGGCTGGGGACGCCGCTGCGGGGGGCGGTCCACTCCCGGGAACGGGACCGTCAGGCGATCGGCTTCCATTATGACATCTCCAATGACTTCTACCGTCTCTGGCTCGACCGGCGGATGGTCTATTCCTGCGCCTACTTTTCCTCTGCGGATGACGAGCTCGACCCGGCCCAGGAGCGAAAGCTCGACTACATATGTCGGAAGCTCCGCCTGGAGCGCGGCGAGCGGCTTCTCGACATCGGCTGCGGCTGGGGGGCGATGGTCATGCACGCGGCGCGGCATTACGGGGTGGACGCGCTGGGGATCACCCTCAGCGCGGCCCAGGCGGAGTTGGCCGCCGGGGAAATCGGCCGGGCGGGGCTCGGCGAACGCTGCCGGGTGGCGGTTCGCGACTACCGCGACCTGGAAAACGAGGGGGCGTTCGACAAGCTGGTGAGCATCGGAATGGTGGAGCATGTGGGACGCAAGCGCCTGCCCGAATACTTCGCGCTGGCCTGGCAACTCCTGCGGCCGGGAGGGATCTTCCTCAACCACGGCATCTCCGAGAGCCTCACCAATCCTCCCCCCCGAGGGAGATCGTTCATCGACCGCTACGTCTTCCCCGACGGCGAACTGGTGCCGGTGAGCGAGATGGTGCGGGTCGCCGAGGCAGCGGGCTTCGAGGTGCGCGATATGGAGAGCCTGCGGGAGCACTACGCCTTGACGCTGCAGAGGTGGGTGTCGCGCCTCGATGCCGCCTGGGACGCCGCCCGGCAGGCAACCGACGAGGTGACGTGCCGCGTCTGGCGCCTCTACATGGCCGGATCGGCCCACGGTTTCGCCACGGGGCGGCTGAACCTGTATCAGCTCCTGCTCGTGAAGCCGCAGGGAGGGGCGAGCGGGTTTCCGCTCACGCGGGACTATCTCTATTCTTAA
- a CDS encoding DNA gyrase inhibitor YacG, with translation MEKKIMKINCPRCRTETVWEGNPHRPFCSARCKNVDLAAWADEEYRIASDEVAVDDESNDR, from the coding sequence ATGGAAAAGAAGATCATGAAAATAAACTGCCCCCGCTGTCGGACCGAGACCGTCTGGGAGGGGAACCCCCACCGCCCGTTCTGCTCCGCACGGTGCAAGAACGTCGACCTGGCGGCGTGGGCCGACGAGGAATACCGCATCGCCAGCGACGAGGTTGCCGTCGATGACGAATCGAATGATCGCTGA
- a CDS encoding PP2C family protein-serine/threonine phosphatase, producing the protein MAEGSELTEVPRVREITVASAGISPDTLVRDVVGIFRRDETLLALPIIDGEEFLGIISRKVLFFRHLGRPFSMELFGKKPIRFLLEERPLALDADLDVNSALERLLAADPALEIDSFPVMEGARCLGIASVALLMMSIARTQADLLKTLNALTARIREEVDKASRIQQDLLPLQTARFGDIVISAEMITSTEIGGDFYDYVPLADGTVCIVMGDVSGHGVQAGMVTTAAKASLHTLIAAGVTTPSALLSGMNNAVLATARQRLLMTCIAINIDQQRRIATMANAGHTFPYRFRHSSGALELIEEASGFPLGFEHDAFYPEWSTPFDTGDRLFVYTDGIIEAADWTGSDFGYDRFEAFLREHLEAPPGLLRRQLLAAIHRFTAVSTLDDDVTLLVASFNNRTQEES; encoded by the coding sequence ATGGCCGAAGGATCTGAACTGACCGAAGTACCGCGGGTGCGGGAGATCACGGTGGCAAGCGCGGGGATCTCCCCGGATACCCTTGTGCGCGATGTCGTCGGCATATTCCGCCGGGACGAGACACTTCTCGCGCTGCCGATAATCGACGGTGAAGAGTTTCTCGGGATCATCAGCCGGAAGGTGCTCTTTTTCCGCCATCTCGGCCGTCCCTTCTCCATGGAGCTCTTCGGGAAAAAACCAATCCGATTCCTCCTGGAAGAACGGCCGCTCGCCCTGGATGCCGATCTCGACGTGAACAGCGCGCTGGAGCGACTCCTCGCGGCCGATCCGGCCCTGGAGATCGACTCGTTTCCGGTCATGGAGGGCGCGCGCTGCCTCGGCATCGCGTCGGTGGCGCTCCTGATGATGAGCATCGCCCGGACCCAGGCGGACCTGCTGAAGACCCTGAACGCCCTCACGGCGCGCATTCGCGAGGAGGTCGACAAGGCAAGCCGGATCCAGCAGGATCTGCTCCCGCTCCAGACCGCCCGCTTCGGCGACATCGTCATCAGCGCGGAGATGATCACCTCCACGGAGATCGGAGGCGACTTCTACGATTACGTCCCCCTCGCCGACGGCACGGTCTGCATCGTCATGGGAGACGTGAGCGGTCACGGCGTTCAGGCCGGAATGGTAACCACGGCGGCCAAGGCGAGCCTCCACACCCTCATCGCCGCGGGAGTCACCACGCCGTCGGCCCTCCTGTCGGGGATGAACAACGCCGTGCTGGCCACGGCACGGCAGAGACTCCTCATGACCTGCATCGCCATCAACATCGATCAGCAGCGGCGGATCGCCACCATGGCCAATGCCGGCCACACCTTTCCGTACCGCTTCCGGCACTCCTCGGGGGCGCTCGAGCTGATCGAGGAGGCCTCCGGCTTTCCGCTCGGTTTCGAACACGACGCGTTCTATCCGGAGTGGAGCACCCCCTTTGATACGGGTGACCGGCTCTTCGTCTATACCGACGGGATCATCGAGGCCGCCGACTGGACGGGGAGCGATTTTGGATACGACCGGTTCGAGGCGTTTCTTCGCGAACACCTGGAGGCCCCGCCCGGTCTTCTGAGACGACAGCTTCTGGCGGCAATCCATAGGTTTACCGCCGTCTCAACCCTCGACGACGATGTCACCCTCCTCGTCGCATCGTTCAACAACCGTACACAGGAGGAGTCATGA
- a CDS encoding ATP-binding protein: MTTYPTILAILRDDADRYLWQRDLASIPGTLTAVARAPLTASIREACEAVPHPRFILLSARFYPNEASDVIETIREYHAAVEILLVSPADDPFPAVAPLFRDGIRNLVVAPVPPGEGDGRRESPLRIAVASLGDNAGDRVSTCLMPGTAIHEFALSSSDDKEALIARLERTVNGTTAEAEFLRQRAALVADEMIENSLSGAPRDSGGGRLFHKGESRSMLPGEKIAFRFGFDGETLAMEVADGWGSLRPEEVIEHFSRNRDREGLPPTDGGLGLFLIWRFIDHLHVSITPGQETVVSGHVKLAPPGDLPDAKGFHITAWRDCA, translated from the coding sequence ATGACCACCTACCCGACCATCCTCGCCATCCTCAGGGACGACGCGGATCGATACCTCTGGCAACGTGACCTTGCCTCGATCCCCGGCACCCTGACCGCCGTGGCCCGCGCTCCGCTCACCGCCTCGATCCGGGAAGCGTGCGAAGCCGTTCCCCATCCCCGTTTCATCCTCCTGTCGGCCCGGTTCTACCCCAATGAAGCCTCGGATGTCATCGAGACGATCAGGGAGTATCACGCGGCGGTGGAAATTCTCCTCGTTTCGCCGGCGGACGATCCGTTTCCCGCCGTCGCCCCCCTCTTCCGGGACGGCATCCGCAATCTCGTCGTCGCTCCGGTCCCGCCGGGGGAGGGTGACGGCCGGCGAGAGTCGCCCCTGCGCATCGCCGTTGCCTCCCTCGGAGACAACGCCGGCGACCGCGTGTCGACCTGCCTCATGCCGGGCACGGCGATCCACGAGTTCGCCCTCTCCTCCAGCGACGACAAGGAAGCGCTCATTGCCCGCCTCGAACGGACGGTGAACGGCACCACGGCCGAGGCCGAGTTTCTCCGCCAGCGGGCCGCCCTCGTCGCGGACGAAATGATTGAAAACTCCCTCTCCGGCGCTCCCCGCGACAGCGGAGGGGGGCGTCTCTTCCACAAGGGAGAGTCCCGCAGCATGCTCCCCGGGGAAAAAATCGCGTTCCGGTTCGGGTTCGACGGAGAGACCCTCGCCATGGAAGTGGCCGACGGCTGGGGAAGTCTGCGGCCGGAAGAGGTTATCGAGCATTTCAGCCGAAACCGCGACCGGGAGGGGCTCCCCCCCACGGACGGCGGGTTGGGGCTCTTTCTCATCTGGCGCTTCATCGACCACCTCCATGTCTCCATAACTCCCGGCCAGGAAACCGTCGTGAGCGGTCACGTGAAGCTCGCCCCCCCCGGCGACCTGCCGGACGCGAAGGGATTCCACATCACCGCGTGGCGCGACTGCGCCTGA
- a CDS encoding GH3 family domain-containing protein yields MIRSGIDLMLKAGASAMARNFECRDPQAIQREILSSLVATAATTRFGREHGFAELAGEPFERLYAEFRRRVPIRTYADFWRDYFSAGLREVNGARRLILEDVTWPGKIPFFCETSGTTAPTKYIPFSRAMFAANKRAALDMTACYLHRNPRSRLFKGKLLYMAGSTDLSDLGPGVRSGDMSAITLRHRPFYLRPFVAPGMAVSALPWEEKVVSLASLLLTDSSIRGISGVPPWIILLLQRVEEMGHRSVGELLPNLELIIHGGTSMKPYRREFDLLFGERRPHFLEVLPSSEGFMAFQLLDEERMRLAPSYGIFFEFVPFEALDERGVPAPDAAAVPLEEIETGQRYAVILSTCAGLWRYHIGDTIRFTDRSPLFIEFTGRDKFLDRFEEKVTQGEVEEAVARLNHRAGVEIREFMVGPDIAGRRHLWVLSVGEMHDERGAEPGRHLDAALRSLNADYATFREQGRIAEPRVVCVDEACIYHWSKEVRGKLGGQSKIPHIDPTVDGELIQSLASFAERPAGSSIVSHP; encoded by the coding sequence ATGATCAGATCCGGCATCGACCTGATGCTCAAGGCCGGAGCGAGCGCCATGGCGCGGAATTTCGAGTGCCGCGACCCACAGGCCATCCAGCGGGAGATCCTCTCCAGCCTCGTCGCCACGGCCGCGACCACCCGCTTCGGCCGGGAGCACGGCTTCGCGGAACTTGCCGGCGAGCCGTTCGAGCGCCTTTACGCCGAGTTCCGGCGGCGCGTCCCGATCAGGACCTACGCCGATTTCTGGCGGGACTACTTCAGCGCCGGCCTCCGGGAGGTGAACGGCGCCCGGCGCCTCATCCTGGAGGACGTCACCTGGCCGGGAAAGATCCCCTTCTTCTGCGAGACCTCGGGGACCACGGCGCCGACCAAATACATCCCCTTCTCCCGCGCCATGTTCGCCGCCAACAAGCGTGCGGCCCTTGACATGACCGCCTGCTACCTCCACCGCAATCCCCGGAGCCGGCTCTTCAAGGGGAAGCTCCTCTACATGGCGGGGAGCACCGATCTCTCCGACCTGGGCCCCGGCGTCAGGAGCGGCGACATGAGCGCCATCACGCTCCGCCACCGCCCCTTCTACCTCCGCCCCTTCGTGGCGCCGGGAATGGCGGTCTCGGCCCTCCCCTGGGAGGAAAAAGTCGTCTCCCTCGCCTCTCTCCTCCTGACCGACAGCTCCATCCGGGGGATCTCCGGCGTCCCCCCCTGGATCATCCTGCTCCTGCAGCGGGTGGAGGAGATGGGACACCGCTCCGTGGGCGAGCTCCTGCCAAACCTGGAGCTCATCATCCACGGCGGCACGAGCATGAAGCCGTACCGGCGCGAGTTCGACCTCCTCTTCGGTGAGCGGCGCCCCCACTTCCTCGAAGTCCTCCCCTCCTCCGAGGGGTTCATGGCGTTCCAGCTCCTGGACGAGGAGCGGATGCGGCTCGCCCCCTCCTACGGCATCTTCTTCGAATTCGTTCCCTTCGAGGCCCTCGACGAGCGGGGGGTGCCGGCACCGGACGCCGCGGCGGTACCGCTTGAAGAGATCGAGACGGGACAGCGCTATGCCGTGATCCTCTCCACCTGCGCCGGCCTCTGGCGCTACCACATCGGCGACACCATCCGCTTCACCGACCGCTCTCCCCTCTTCATCGAGTTCACCGGCAGGGACAAGTTCCTCGACCGCTTCGAGGAGAAGGTGACCCAGGGGGAAGTGGAGGAGGCCGTCGCCCGGCTCAACCACCGGGCCGGGGTGGAGATCCGGGAGTTCATGGTGGGCCCCGACATCGCGGGGCGGCGACACCTCTGGGTCCTCTCCGTCGGGGAGATGCACGACGAGCGGGGAGCGGAACCGGGGCGACACCTCGACGCGGCCCTGCGCTCCCTCAATGCCGACTACGCCACCTTCCGCGAGCAGGGGAGAATCGCCGAGCCGCGCGTCGTCTGCGTCGACGAGGCGTGCATCTATCACTGGTCGAAAGAGGTCCGCGGCAAGCTTGGCGGCCAGAGCAAGATCCCCCACATCGACCCGACGGTGGATGGCGAGCTGATCCAGAGCCTCGCCTCCTTTGCCGAGCGCCCGGCGGGATCGTCAATTGTTTCGCACCCGTAA
- a CDS encoding MarR family winged helix-turn-helix transcriptional regulator has product MKSSHTTTYRALNTYTKLMRAAESVTGRVNRSMAAFDLTISQFGVLEALYHKGPLCQRDIAAKILKSTGNITLVIDNLEKRGLVRRERDSADRRYLTVHLTGEGTAIIAEAFARVEAAIFAEMAALNDEEQELLGRLCKTLGLKKGGS; this is encoded by the coding sequence ATGAAATCATCACACACCACGACATATCGCGCCCTGAACACGTACACCAAGCTGATGCGCGCGGCGGAGTCGGTCACGGGCCGGGTGAACCGTTCCATGGCGGCGTTCGACCTGACCATCAGCCAGTTCGGTGTCCTGGAGGCCCTCTACCACAAAGGGCCGCTCTGTCAGCGGGACATCGCGGCCAAGATCCTCAAGAGCACCGGCAATATTACCCTGGTCATCGACAATCTGGAGAAGCGGGGACTGGTGCGCCGGGAGCGGGACAGCGCCGATCGGCGCTATCTGACCGTGCATCTTACCGGCGAGGGGACCGCGATTATCGCCGAGGCCTTCGCCCGGGTGGAGGCGGCCATTTTCGCGGAGATGGCGGCGCTCAACGATGAAGAGCAGGAACTGCTGGGAAGGTTGTGCAAGACGCTGGGATTGAAGAAAGGGGGCAGTTGA
- a CDS encoding STAS domain-containing protein, with the protein METDFKTEVMRDGIVEVINFYGTIDAKAEQQMAALGGRVSGPDIRCDFSGTGRINSMGIAFLLRLFKALRDERNIRITIRGLSQMNAMLFKMTGIFLLATPES; encoded by the coding sequence ATGGAAACCGATTTCAAAACCGAGGTCATGCGCGATGGCATCGTTGAGGTCATCAACTTCTACGGGACGATCGATGCCAAGGCGGAACAACAGATGGCCGCGCTGGGCGGCAGGGTGAGCGGCCCTGACATCCGCTGCGATTTCAGCGGCACCGGAAGGATCAATTCCATGGGAATCGCGTTCCTGCTGCGACTCTTCAAGGCATTGCGGGATGAGCGGAACATCCGGATCACCATCCGCGGCCTGAGTCAGATGAACGCCATGCTTTTCAAGATGACGGGCATCTTCCTTCTGGCCACCCCCGAATCCTGA